In Borrelia hispanica CRI, a single window of DNA contains:
- a CDS encoding ERF family protein codes for KTNIQEMTINNENTTISQKRIDFLKNLRTLKMNLDEVNKNLNGYENYNEIVREVKNVIKEHNLDIDFVQYPTTKSIDNHLIYVVTTTFYSPLSGYEHSFDTPIYIEKLRSIGVKSQNTWPQFVESAITYFKHYVLVTYLLIESELNINASNLDLEQF; via the coding sequence AAAAACAAATATACAAGAAATGACAATTAATAATGAAAATACAACAATTAGTCAAAAGAGAATAGACTTTTTAAAAAATCTTCGTACTCTTAAAATGAATTTGGATGAAGTAAATAAAAATCTTAATGGATATGAGAATTACAATGAAATAGTAAGAGAAGTTAAAAATGTTATTAAGGAACATAATCTAGATATTGATTTTGTACAATATCCAACTACAAAGAGTATTGATAATCATTTAATTTATGTTGTTACAACAACATTTTATAGCCCTTTAAGTGGATATGAACATTCATTTGATACACCAATATATATAGAAAAATTGAGATCTATTGGGGTTAAAAGTCAAAATACATGGCCTCAGTTTGTGGAGTCTGCAATAACTTATTTCAAGCATTATGTATTAGTTACATATTTGTTAATAGAGAGTGAACTTAATATTAATGCTAGTAATTTAGATCTTGAACAATTTTAA
- a CDS encoding recombinase RecT codes for MNKNNNMIKNQSTNTVDVIIDKMNSSNIAEVWETYKIMHNLKKIDAYSEREILTLLQVNKLNPFKKEAYIIPFNGRYTVVVAYQTLLIRAYEAGYNKYDLDFEEKLVKSLKIDSKGNKVIQEDWQCTAFFKSDDGNCYSFSVLLSEYYKNTPIWREKPVSMLRKCAVSCLCRTLPGSGLESMPYIREELEDMSTVLQQELQRSEETNNSTPEATIEIQSVNHNSGEDINKSVPTKYYCSQNLLIASRNMYRF; via the coding sequence ATGAATAAAAATAATAATATGATAAAAAATCAATCAACAAATACAGTAGATGTAATAATAGATAAAATGAATTCAAGTAATATTGCAGAAGTATGGGAAACATACAAGATTATGCATAATCTTAAAAAGATAGATGCTTATTCAGAACGAGAAATTTTAACTTTATTACAAGTAAACAAATTAAATCCATTTAAGAAGGAAGCATATATAATTCCATTCAATGGACGTTATACAGTTGTAGTAGCATATCAAACATTGCTTATACGTGCATATGAAGCTGGATATAACAAGTATGATCTTGACTTTGAAGAGAAATTGGTTAAATCTCTTAAGATTGATTCTAAAGGTAATAAGGTGATACAAGAAGATTGGCAGTGTACAGCTTTTTTCAAATCAGATGATGGTAATTGTTATAGTTTTTCTGTTTTACTTAGTGAATATTATAAGAACACACCTATTTGGAGAGAAAAGCCAGTATCCATGTTAAGAAAGTGTGCTGTAAGTTGTTTATGTAGAACTTTACCAGGTTCAGGACTTGAAAGCATGCCATATATAAGAGAAGAATTAGAGGATATGAGTACTGTATTACAACAAGAATTACAAAGATCGGAAGAAACAAATAATTCGACACCTGAAGCAACAATTGAAATACAATCTGTTAATCATAATTCTGGAGAAGATATAAATAAATCTGTTCCTACTAAGTATTATTGTTCTCAAAACTTACTAATAGCATCAAGAAATATGTATAGGTTTTAA